The Mucilaginibacter rubeus genomic interval GCAGCAATGGTTTCCGCAGGCCAGGATATATCATTTCGGCTGAGCCCGGTGTTACTTACCGTGTTAAATCATTTTCAATTTATGCCTTTGTACCTGTAGCGTTAAAACGCGACCGTACGCAAAGTGTGCCGGATAAAATTTCGACCAGTTTAACCGGTGTTTATACCCAGGGCGATGCCGCATTTGCGGATTACGCCATTAACGTAGGAGTAACTTTTAGAATTAAATAGTGAATTGGTTTTGTTTAAGCCGGAGGTGAGATCTCCGGCTTTATTTAACCTTAGATTACAAAATGCAATTACATATAAACAACATATTATGAAACATACTTTACAAATTCTTTTTTGCACAGCTATATGTGGCCTGTTTACCTATACCAGCGCCCATGCCCAGGGTTGCGTTGCTATAAAAGGTGATGGTCCTTTTACCAATATGGAACACACCACGCAGGATACCTCATACAAAGGCTGGGAACTAACCGCTTCATGGCGTTATTTTAAATCGTTCCGCCACTTTAAGGGTACCGATGAGCAAAAGCAACGTCAGGTTATAGGTAACGAGGTGATCAACCATCAGCATACCATCGATATCAACCTTACCCGTAACTTTAACCAATACTGGTCGGTTTCGGTAGGTATACCTTACCTGGTAAATACCCGTTCGTCATTATATGAACATGGTGGTAAAGAGCGTCATAAATCATACTCTGATGGTATTGGTGATTCACGTATCATCGTTAACCGCTGGCTGTTCGATAGCCGTAAAAGCAATGGTAATATCCAGGTTGGTTTAGGTATTAAGCTTCCTACAGGCGATTTTAACTACAAATCACATTTTTACAATGTTATTCCGTCTGAGCGCCCTGTTGATCAGTCAATCCAGTTAGGTGATGGCGGTTTGGGTATCATTGCTGAGGCAAACGGTTATTTAGGTTTTGGCAGCGGCTTTAGCGGCTACAGCAATTTATACTACATGAGCAATCCGCGTAATATGAACGGTACACGTACTTACCGCGAAACATTGAGCGCAACGCTGGCTAATGAAGCTATTTCAAGCGTGCCGGATCAGTACCTGGCACGTGTGGGTGTTAACTACACTATCGCTCATGTATTTACTATTTCGGCGGGTGGCCGGATTGAAGGGATCCCGGTTCATGATTTGATTGGCAAAAGTGATGGCTTCCGTCGCCCGGGGTATATTATTTCTGCCGAGCCTTCACTAAGCTACGCGTTTAAAAGGGTGAATATTTTCGCCAGCGTACCAATCGCGCTAAAACGTGACCGCACACAGAGCGTTACTGACAAAGAGAACTCGATAGCTACCGGTACTTATGTTATCGGCGACGCGGCATTTGCCGATTATGCTATCAATTTTGGTGTGTCGTTTAAATTTTGAGATTATATATTCTACTTAGTTGATTTTGGATAAAGCCGGGAGTGAGATCCCCGGCTTTTTTGTTTTTTATGATACTTTTTTATTTAAAAACAATAGTTTTATGCCCATGAACACTCCCGAAGAAAACTTTGCAGCGCTGGGTTTAAACCTGCCGCCTGCACCAAAGCCACTTGGCGTTTATAAACCATGTTTAGTTGATGGCAAATATCTTTACCTGTCGGGCCATGGCCCTGTGCAGGACGATGCCTCATTGATTATCGGTCGCGTTGGTGACACCGTTAGCCAGGAAGATGGCAAACTTGCTGCACAGCAGGTTGGTTTAACCATGTTGGCTACCATTAAAGCCAACATCGGCAGTTTTAATAAAATAAAACGCGTTATCAAAGTGTTGGGTATGGTTAACTGTACTCCCGAATTTGAAAAACACCCTTTCATTATTAACGGCGCCAGCGAACTTTTTGCTAAAATCTGGGGCGAAGAGAACGGTATTGGTGTACGCAGCGCAGTAGGCATGGGATCACTACCTGATAATATCCCTGTTGAGATTGAAGCACTGTTTGAATTAGAATAAATAATTCGATACGATTTTGTAGAGAAGCAAATATGCATCTCTACAAAAATTGCACGACTTACGACTTACTACTTAATACTTCCGACTTAAAACCATGACCCCTAACTGGTATACTATACAGGATATTAATAAGCTGGATACCCCGGCGCTGGTTGTTTATCCCGATAGGGTTAAAACAAACATAACCACGCTTACGGGTATGATTGATGATGCTGCCCGTTTGCGCCCGCATGTTAAAACCTATAAAAATGCCGAGGTTACCGGGTTGCTGTTAAATGCCGGCATCCGTAAGTTTAAATGTGCCACCATTGCCGAGGCCGAGTTATTGGCCATGAGCAATGCTCCTGATGTTTTGCTGGCTTACCAGCCCGAAGGGCCAAAACTGCACCGTTTTATCCGGTTGATCCATGCATATCCTCAAACGCGTTTTTCTTGTTTAGTTGATAATTCATCATCGGCTAAGGAAATTTCCGACGCGGCGGTTAGGTTTAAAACCAATATCGATGTATACCTGGATATGAACGTGGGCATGAACCGCACCGGTATAGTTCCTGGCTTTGAAGCCTTACAGCTTTATATGGATTGCGGAGTATTGCCTGGAATTAACCCTGTAGGTTTGCATGCTTATGATGGTCATATTCATGATGTGGATTTACAGAAACGGGCGGATAGGTGCAACTTCGCGTTTGATCCTGTGCTTAAATTACAGCAAACCATAAAAAGCAAGGGTTACCCTGAGCCGGTTATAGTTGCGGGTGGATCACCTACTTTTCCTATCCATGCCAAACGAAAATATGTTGAATGCAGCCCCGGCACATTTGTTTACTGGGACAAAGGGTACCAACTGGAAATGCCCGAGCAGGATTTTTTACCTGCCGCGCTGGTTGTTACACGGGTGATTTCGTTACCCAGCCCAGGCAAGCTTTGTTTGGATGTTGGACATAAGTCGATATCGGCCGAGAACGAATTGAGCAAACGTATTTACTTTTTAAACGCGCCTGCGCTTTACCCGGTAAGTCAAAGCGAAGAGCATTTGGTAGTTGAAGCCGGCGCTAATCATCAATACAAGGTGGGCGATGTGCTTTATGGCATTCCGCACCATGTTTGTCCTACGGTTGCGCTTTATGAGCGCGTTTATACTATTGAGAACGAAAATATTAGCGGCGAATGGCTGAATAAAGCCCGCGACCGCAAAATCACCATTTAAATCTCCCCCGAAACCATGTTTGTTATAGATGCCCATTTGGATTTAAGCATGAACGCCCTGGAGTGGAACCGCGACCTTACGCGCCCGCTTGCCGAGGTAAATCAACGCGAAGAAGGCTTAACCGATAAGCCAGATCGTGCCAAAGCTGTTGTTACACTGCCCGAATTACGTAAAGGTAACATTGGCCTGGTTGTAGCCACACAGATAGGGCGTTACGTAGCTCCTGATAATCCGTTACCTGGATGGCATTCGCCTGAGCAGGCCTGGGCACAAACCCAAGGGCAGGTAGCCTGGTACAAAGCCATGGAAGATGCCGGGGAAATGGTACAGGTGAACGATCTTGCGTCGCTTGAAAAACATCTGTCGCTTTGGAGCGATGGCGCATCAACTGAAAAGAAACCAGTAGGCTACATTTTAAGTTTGGAAGGTGCAGATTCGATTGTGACGGTTAAACACCTGGAACGGGCTTATAACTATGGTCTCAGGGCCGTTGGCCCGGCGCATTATGGTCCGGGCAGGTATGCACAAGGTACAGATGCTACCGGGTACATGGGGCCAAAAGGACACGAGTTATTAAAAGAAATGGAGCGCCTGAATATCATTTTAGATGCTACTCATTTATGTGACGACAGCTTTTGGGAGGCGCTTGATCATTTTAATGGCCATGTTTGGGCAAGTCATAATAACTGTCGCGCATTGGTAAACCACAACCGGCAGTACAGCGATGAAATGATTAAAGTGCTGATTGACCGTGGTGCCGTTATTGGTGCAGCGCTTGACGCCTGGATGATGGTGCCGGGTTGGGTGAGGGGAGTATCCACACCTAAAGGCATGAACTGCAATATGGAAGTAATGGTTGATCATATAGATCATATTTGCCAGATAGCCGGTAACGCCCTGCACGTAGGTATGGGTACCGACCTTGATGGAGCTTTTGGTCGCGAGCAATGCCCGTATGATCTGGAAACCATTGCCGATCTGCAAAAAGTTCCTGATCTGCTAAAAAAACGCGGTTATACTGACGAGGATATTCAAAATATGATGCACGGTAACTGGCTGCGTTTCTTAAGAAAAGCCTGGGCTTGATCAGTGGGCAGTTCTTAGTTTGCGATGAGCAGTAATATATACGATACGCTGGTCGAAGTTTAGCGATAGCGCAACTTCGACCTAAAATCATGGAAGCATTCTGCTTCCGTGATTTTAGGATTTCAAACTGATATTATTGGCCTACTTAAGCTGAAAGCTTAAGTAGTTTTAGGACGAAGTTACGCTATCGCTAAACTTCGACCAGGAA includes:
- a CDS encoding dipeptidase codes for the protein MFVIDAHLDLSMNALEWNRDLTRPLAEVNQREEGLTDKPDRAKAVVTLPELRKGNIGLVVATQIGRYVAPDNPLPGWHSPEQAWAQTQGQVAWYKAMEDAGEMVQVNDLASLEKHLSLWSDGASTEKKPVGYILSLEGADSIVTVKHLERAYNYGLRAVGPAHYGPGRYAQGTDATGYMGPKGHELLKEMERLNIILDATHLCDDSFWEALDHFNGHVWASHNNCRALVNHNRQYSDEMIKVLIDRGAVIGAALDAWMMVPGWVRGVSTPKGMNCNMEVMVDHIDHICQIAGNALHVGMGTDLDGAFGREQCPYDLETIADLQKVPDLLKKRGYTDEDIQNMMHGNWLRFLRKAWA
- a CDS encoding D-TA family PLP-dependent enzyme encodes the protein MTPNWYTIQDINKLDTPALVVYPDRVKTNITTLTGMIDDAARLRPHVKTYKNAEVTGLLLNAGIRKFKCATIAEAELLAMSNAPDVLLAYQPEGPKLHRFIRLIHAYPQTRFSCLVDNSSSAKEISDAAVRFKTNIDVYLDMNVGMNRTGIVPGFEALQLYMDCGVLPGINPVGLHAYDGHIHDVDLQKRADRCNFAFDPVLKLQQTIKSKGYPEPVIVAGGSPTFPIHAKRKYVECSPGTFVYWDKGYQLEMPEQDFLPAALVVTRVISLPSPGKLCLDVGHKSISAENELSKRIYFLNAPALYPVSQSEEHLVVEAGANHQYKVGDVLYGIPHHVCPTVALYERVYTIENENISGEWLNKARDRKITI
- a CDS encoding RidA family protein, whose protein sequence is MNTPEENFAALGLNLPPAPKPLGVYKPCLVDGKYLYLSGHGPVQDDASLIIGRVGDTVSQEDGKLAAQQVGLTMLATIKANIGSFNKIKRVIKVLGMVNCTPEFEKHPFIINGASELFAKIWGEENGIGVRSAVGMGSLPDNIPVEIEALFELE